The following are encoded together in the Lathyrus oleraceus cultivar Zhongwan6 chromosome 3, CAAS_Psat_ZW6_1.0, whole genome shotgun sequence genome:
- the LOC127131131 gene encoding uncharacterized protein LOC127131131 yields the protein MSQQSNSSPSKNMPCSPSAEPSNPNKEDPVADSVNTPHARRPKEIVLGFSSSIVLEERTKEGSRYVHNAIATIVTGILSGNHEVPGVSIPLNTIEPDSVADQENTEALGKNISDDVDDNPNCEAETVDLEEFSDNELLSSVLPSIAKRVRTRREKKTVAQRSPRKKIDVPKVFQDNSGSREFPQEESSWWKYVYQKRLALERELAQNVLDCKDIMDLIQEAGLMKTVTQFSKCYEMLVKEFIVNLSEECADGKFKEFRKVYVRGKCVNFSPSVINKYLGRPDEAQPELEVRKWPLKGKLVASKLSVKYAMLHRIGAANWVPTNHKSTVAVMLGKFIYAVGTKAKFDYGSYIFDQTLKHAGSFSVKGPIAFPSLICGIVLNQFPNILTENDYVKKRDSPMSFNHKLFLGTHVPDIVMTSGETSRVSNQPGKTDVIAMLKETCRELEARKLNLEKLISSLEMTEGDVLADGGEFGEAAAVAEEAERQGQEGEADASPDDGTDDDADSESDD from the exons ATGTCTCAACAATCCAACTCTTCTCCTTCCAAGAACATGCCTTGTTCTCCTAGCGCTGAACCAAGCAACCCTAACAAAGAAGATCCTGTTGCTGACTCTGTGAATACCCcacatgcaagaagacctaaagaaatTGTATTAGGCTTCTCCTCATCCATCGTTCTTGAGGAACGAACCAAAGAAGGTTCCAGGTATGTTCACAATGCTATTGCCACTATAGTGACTGGAATACTGTCTGGAAATCATGAGGTCCCTGGGGTTTCCATTCCCTTAAACACTATTGAACCTGATAGTGTTGCTGATCAAGAAAATACTGAGGCTTTAGGAAAGAATATCTCTGATGATGTTGA tgacaaccctaactGTGAGGCTGAAACAGTAGACCTGGAGGAATTTTCTGATAATGAGTTGTTGTCCTCTGTCctccctagcatagccaaaagggttaggactaggagagaaaagAAAACTGTGGCTCAAAGGTCCCCCAGAAAGAAGATTGATGTTCCAAAAGTCTTCCAAGACAACAGTGGCAGTCGAGAGTTCCCTCAAGAGGAAAGTTCATG GTGGAAATATGTTTATCAGAAGAGGCTGGCTTTGGAAAGGGAATTAGCTCAGAATGTCTTAGACTGTAAGGATATTATGGATCTTATTCAAGAGGCTGGTTTAATGAAGACTGTGACTCAGTTTTCAAAGTGCTATGAGATGTTGGTAAAGGAATTTATTGTTAATTTGTCTGAAGAATGTGCTGATGGCAAGTTTAAGGAATTCAGGAAAGTGTATGTGAGAGGCAAGTGTGTAAATTTCTCTCCTTCAGTGATCAACAAGTATTTGGGAAGGCCTGATGAagctcaacctgagcttgag GTAAGGAAGTGGCCTCTCAAAGGAAAATTGGTGGCAAGTAAACTGAGTGTCAAGTATGCAATGCTGCACAGGATTGGAGCTGCTAACTGGGTGCCCACCAATCATAAATCTACAGTTGCTGTAATGCTTGGAAAGTTTATAtatgctgttggaaccaaagccAAATTTGACTATGGCTCCTATATTTTTGATCAAACTTTGAAGCATGCAGgaagcttcagtgtgaagggacctatagcctttccttctcTCATCTGTGGTATTGTTTTGAATCAGTTTCCAAACATCTTAACTGAGAATGATTATGTGAAGAAAAGAGACAGCCCTATGTCTTTCAATCATAAGCTGTTCCTAGGTACccatgtccctgacattgtcatgacatcaggtGAGACATCACGTGTAAGCAATCAGCCAGGTAAAACTGATGTCATTGCAATGCTCAAAGAAACCTGCAGGGAATtagaggcaaggaagctgaaCTTGGAAAAATTGATTAGCTCTTTGGAGATGACTGAAGGTGATGTGCTAGCTGATGGTGGAGAATTTGGTGAAGCTGCTGCTGTTGCAGAAGAAGCTGAAAGACAAGGTCAAGAGGGAGAAGCAGATGCCAGTCCTGATGATGGCACAGATGATGATGCTGACTCTGAGTCAGATGACTAG